Proteins encoded together in one Telopea speciosissima isolate NSW1024214 ecotype Mountain lineage chromosome 6, Tspe_v1, whole genome shotgun sequence window:
- the LOC122665478 gene encoding uncharacterized protein LOC122665478 encodes METYLKSLDYGVWMSVKNGYKIPTGDITDTVELKKYENDSKAKNALLSALVNTEFARVVGCETAKEVWDKLQNAHEGDEKIKEAKLQHYRSLFDNLKMSDEDTEESFMSKVNEIINAIRSLSEKIKDAVVVKKILRSLLDLYNPTVSAIEESKNLNELSLDELHGILTAYEMKMVKPKSTEKEATFKVMKKLKIKQENDNEDYDDELIAYLARKFKNDKGKYKGKLSLKCFNCGGIGHFASKCPKKGKTVESDDEDTQPSKNSFKKKKLISKKNDTFKKKSSMTKEDDTFSEELIEVEDSDDELMFMVLASNDHQEEEEKSDKDEESEAEDLETIFYTTLNELKIERKRSKMLEKQLVEEREKISQLKFTIEETQKMTEDISINLSLKVDECAQLEEEIVKLKVELENLKNKDYLTVTNTSPIAITVNDKGKEVCVQETKEEHDQVTNGASMLDDLLSRQRPINDKSGLGYENGSSSKRVKIKGNGTTHNPVRFVSEKRRGSRHMNSTSKKVDEDGFTTIYY; translated from the coding sequence ATGGAGACATATCTGAAATCATTGGACTATGGTGTTTGGATGTCTGTGAAGAATGGATACAAAATTCCCACAGGTGATATAACTGATACAGTTGAACTCAAGAAGTATGAAAACGACTCTAAGGCTAAGAATGCACTTCTGAGTGCATTGGTCAACACTGAGTTTGCCAGAGTTGTTGGATGTGAGACTGCTAAAGAAGTGTGGGACAAGTTACAGAATGCCCATGAAGGTGATGAGAAGATCAAAGAGGCAAAACTACAACACTATAGGTCACTGTTTGATAAtttgaagatgtctgatgaagatACAGAGGAAAGCTTCATGAGTAAAGTGAATGAAATTATAAACGCCATCAGAAGTCTTAGTGAGAAAATCAAGGATGCAGTGGTAGTAAAGAAGATTCTCAGGTCTTTGCTAGATCTTTATAACCCAACGGTGTCTGCTATAGAAGAgtcaaagaacttgaatgaGTTGAGTTTAGATGAATTGCATGGTATATTGACTGCATATGAAATGAAAATGGTGAAGCCTAAATCCACAGAGAAGGAGGCTACATTTAAAGTCATGAAGAAGTTGAAAATTAAGCAAGAAAATGATAATGAAGATTATGATGATGAGCTTATTGCCTACCTTGCCAGGAAGTTCAAGAATGATAAAGGTaaatacaagggaaaacttTCCTTGAAATGCTTTAATTGTGGAGGTATAGGACATTTTGCCTCTAAGTGTCCAAAGAAGGGCAAAACAGttgagtcagatgatgaagacaCTCAACCCTCCAAGAATagctttaaaaagaaaaagctcATTTCAAAAAAGAATGACACCTTCAAGAAAAAGAGTTCGATGACAAAAGAAGATGACACATTTTCAGAAGAATTAATAGAAGTTGAAGACTCTGATGATGAACTAATGTTCATGGTCTTAGCAAGTAATGACcatcaagaagaggaagaaaaatctGATAAGGATGAAGAATCAGAAGCTGAAGATCTGGAAACTATTTTTTATACTACCTTAAATGAGCTCaagatagaaagaaagagaagcaagaTGTTGGAGAAGCAGCTtgtagaagaaagagagaaaattagTCAACTAAAGTTCACCATTGAAGAAACACAGAAGATGACTGAAGATATTAGCATTAACTTATCTTTGAAAGTTGATGAATGTGCTcagcttgaagaagaaatagtaAAACTAAAGGTAGAActagaaaatttgaaaaataaggaCTACCTTACAGTTACAAATACATCTCCAATAGCTATAACTGTGAATGACAAGGGCAAAGAGGTCTGTGTTCAAGAAACTAAAGAAGAACATGATCAAGTAACAAATGGAGCTAGCATGTTAGATGATCTCCTTAGTAGACAAAGACCTATCAATGATAAATCTGGTCTTGGCTATGAGAATGGAAGTTCTTCAAAGAGAGTAAAGATAAAAGGGAATGGCACTACACATAATCCGGTTAGGTTTGTtagtgagaagagaagaggttcAAGACATATGAATTCTACTAGCAAGAAGGTTGACGAAGATGGGTTTACTACTATATACTATTAG